One part of the Solanum dulcamara chromosome 3, daSolDulc1.2, whole genome shotgun sequence genome encodes these proteins:
- the LOC129882461 gene encoding ATP synthase epsilon chain, chloroplastic, translating to MTLNLSVLTPNRIVWDSEVEEIVLSTNSGQIGILLDHSPITTAVDIVILRIRLNDQWLTMALMGGFDRIGNNEITVLVNDAEKGSDIDPQEAQQTLEVAEANVEKAEGRRQKIEANLDLR from the coding sequence ATGACCTTAAATCTTAGTGTACTGACCCCTAATAGAattgtttgggattcagaagtggaagaaattgttttatctacTAATAGTGGTCAAATTGGCATATTACTAGATCACTCCCCTATTACCACAGCTGTAGATATAGTGATTTTGAGAATACGCCTTAACGACCAATGGTTAACAATGGCTCTAATGGGTGGTTTTGATAGAATAGGAAATAATGAGATCACTGTTTTAGTAAATGATGCAGAGAAGGGAAGTGACATTGATCCACAAGAAGCTCAGCAAACTCTTGAAGTAGCGGAAGCTAATGTGGAAAAGGCTGAAGGAAGGAGACAAAAAATTGAGGCAAATCTAGATCTACGATGA